The Paramisgurnus dabryanus chromosome 3, PD_genome_1.1, whole genome shotgun sequence genome includes a window with the following:
- the eci1 gene encoding enoyl-CoA delta isomerase 1, mitochondrial, whose protein sequence is MSSVLRHSTKFTTCGFFSLLSGNCSHGRTIALPYFVSKNRYSSSSKIKVDLDSTNGVAVMQFQSPPVNSLSLDFLTEFAINLEKLELDRSCRGVIITSAQPKVFSAGLDILEMFQKSPEHCAEFWKAVQEMWLKLYGSNKVTIAAINGSSPAGGCLMAMCCDYRIMVDNPRYSIGLNETKLGIVAPFWFKDTMANTVGNRETEKGLQLGLLYSAPEALKVGLVDELVPEDQVLGRATETMTKWLAIPDHARQISKSMMRKPTIDKLLANKEADIKNFVSFITKDSIQKSIGMYLEMLKRRK, encoded by the exons ATGTCATCTGTGTTAAGGCACTCTACTAAATTCACAACCTGTG GTTTTTTCTCACTGCTGTCTGGGAACTGCAGTCATGGAAGGACCATTGCCTTGCCATACTTTGTATCTAAGAACAGATATTCATCATCTTCAAAAATTAAAGTGGATCTAGACAGCACCAATG GCGTTGCTGTAATGCAGTTTCAGAGCCCTCCGGTCAACAGTCTcagtcttgactttttgactgaATTTGCCATTAATTTAGAAAAGCTCGAGCTGGATAGAAGCTGCAGAGGTGTGATCATAACTTCT GCCCAGCCAAAGGTTTTCTCTGCTGGGTTAGATATTTTGGAAATGTTTCAAAAGAGCCCTGAACACTGTGCAGAATTCTGGAAAGCAGTACAAGAAATGTGGCTGAAGCTTTATGGATCCAACAAGGTCACCATCGCTGCCATAAAT GGATCCAGTCCTGCAGGTGGCTGCTTAATGGCTATGTGTTGTGACTACAGGATTATGGTTGATAACCCTCGGTATAGCATTGGTCTCAATGAAACAAAGCTTGGGATAGTAGCACCTTTTTG GTTTAAAGACACCATGGCAAATACAGTGGGCAACAGAGAAACAGAGAAGGGTCTTCAGCTTGGTTTGCTGTACAGTGCACCAGAAGCCCTAAAGGTCGGTCTGGTTGATGAGCTCGTTCCCGAAGACCAAGTTCTCGGCAGAGCCACTGAGACCATGACCAAATGGTTGGCTATCCCAG ATCATGCTCGCCAGATAAGTAAGTCCATGATGAGAAAGCCCACAATAGACAAACTTCTTGCAAACAAAGAAGCTGACATCAAAAACTTTGTCAGTTTCATCACCAAAGACTCCATCCAGAAATCTATTGGGATGTACTTGGAGATGTTAAAGAGGAGAAAGTAA
- the dnase1 gene encoding deoxyribonuclease-1: MKIIAVIGLIVILVHVGSSLLIGAFNIKSFGTTKASNATLLDIITKVVHRYDILVIQEVRDTDLSATKKLMQSVNGGSSEYQYIVSEPLGRSTYKERYLFIYRDKVVSVANSFQYDDGCEPCGTDTFNREPFVVMFSSNTAVQNFALIPQHTSPEVASQEIDALHDVVLETKQHLNTNNIMLLGDFNAGCRYVSNADWSKIRLRTEPMYNWLISDSIDTTVTHTDCPYDRIVATSDMMSAVSPGSAQVFDFMEAQGLSQSWALAVSDHFPVEVELM, translated from the exons ATGAAGATTATTGCCGTTATTGGACTAATCGTGATTTTGGTCCATGTTGGAAGCTCCTTGTTAATTGGAGCGTTCAACATCAAATCCTTTGGAACCACAAAAGCATCAAATGCAACTCTGCTTGATATCATTACCAAA GTTGTGCATCGATATGACATTTTAGTTATTCAAGAGGTGAGGGACACTGATCTTAGTGCAACTAAAAAACTGATGCAAAGTGTTAATGG AGGTTCCTCTGAATATCAGTACATTGTTAGTGAGCCCCTGGGTAGAAGCACTTACAAAGAGAGATACCTCTTCATTTACAG GGATAAGGTTGTGTCTGTGGCAAACAGTTTCCAATATGATGACGGATGTGAGCCCTGTGGAACTGATACATTCAACAGAGAACCTTTTGTTGTGATGTTCTCCTCTAATACAG CCGTCCAGAATTTCGCCCTCATTCCCCAGCACACATCACCAGAAGTCGCTTCACAGGAAATTGATGCTCTGCATGATGTCGTCCTTGAAACCAAACAACATTTGAACACAAAC AACATCATGCTTTTGGGAGACTTCAATGCCGGCTGTAGATATGTTTCGAATGCAGATTGGTCAAAAATACGACTCCGCACAGAACCAATGTACAACTGGCTCATCTCTGACAGCATAGACACAACTGTCACACACACAGACTGCCCTTATGATCG GATTGTGGCCACCTCTGACATGATGAGTGCCGTGTCTCCTGGATCTGCGCAGGTATTTGACTTCATGGAAGCTCAAGGATTAAGCCAGAGTTGG GCCCTTGCAGTGAGTGATCACTTCCCAGTTGAGGTCGAGCTGATGTGA
- the naa60 gene encoding N-alpha-acetyltransferase 60, with translation MTDVVPITALSEIKLRLLCQDDIERIKVLCGEWFPIEYPDSWYHDITSNKKFFSLAATCRGGIVGMIVAEIKSRTKVHKEDGDILASSFPVDTQVAYILSLGVVKEFRKHGIGSLLLDSLKEHISTTAQDHCKAIYLHVLTTNNTAINFYENRDFKQHHYLPYYYSIRGVLKDGFTYVLYINGGHPPWTIFDYIQHIGSALASLSPCSIPQRIYRQAQNLLRSFLPWSGISSKSGIEYSRTM, from the exons ATGACCGACGTGGTGCCTATCACTGCCCTCAGTGAAATCAAGCTCCGCCTTCTTTGCCAGGATGACATAGAAAGAATAAAAGTGCTCTGTGGAGAGTGGTTCCCCATCGA GTATCCAGACTCATGGTATCATGACATCACATCAAACAAGAAGTTCTTCTCTCTGGCTGCCACCTGTAGAGGTGGAATTGTGGGGATGATTGTGGCAGAAATAAAAAGTAGAACGAAAGTGCACAAAGAG GATGGGGACATCTTGGCCTCCAGCTTTCCTGTTGACACTCAAGTTGCGTACATCCTGAGTTTAGGAGTCGTGAAGGAGTTTCGCAAACATGGAATAG GATCTCTGTTACTGGACAGTTTAAAGGAGCACATCTCCACCACGGCACAGGACCATTGTAAAGCCATCTACCTGCATGTGCTAACCACCAATAACACTGCCATTAACTTCTATGAGAACAGAGACTTTAAACAGCACCACTATTTACCGTATTATTACTCTATACGAGGAGTGCTCAAAGATGGCTTCACTTACGTACTCTACATAAACGGCGGACATCCACCATGGACTATCTT TGATTATATTCAGCATATAGGTTCGGCACTGGCCAGTCTCAGCCCATGCTCCATTCCTCAGAGAATCTACCGCCAAGCACAGAATCTCCTTCGCAGCTTTCTGCCGTGGTCAGGCATCTCCTCCAAGAGTGGCATTGAGTACAGCAGAACAATGTGA